A genomic segment from Diospyros lotus cultivar Yz01 chromosome 5, ASM1463336v1, whole genome shotgun sequence encodes:
- the LOC127802621 gene encoding uncharacterized protein LOC127802621 isoform X2 has translation MVSVTEMDDRGGGSFVAVRRISQGLDRGGTTCHTTSSGSAAWLGRGLSCVCAQRRDSDARPSFDLTPAQEECLQRLQNRIDVAYDSSIPEHQESLRALWNVAFPEEELHGLVSEQWKEMGWQGKDPSTDFRGGGFISLENLLYFARNFPKSFQDLLRKQEGNRAMWEYPFAVAGVNITFMLIQMLDLEAVKPRTLVGATFLKFLAENESAFDLLYCITFKLMDHQWLAMHASYMDFNTVMKATRRQLESELLQEDITRLEDLPSYSLLTR, from the exons ATGGTTTCGGTGACGGAGATGGATGATCGAGGAGGTGGATCGTTTGTAGCGGTTCGGAGGATTTCGCAAGGCCTTGACCGGGGCGGCACCACCTGCCATACGACTTCTTCTG GATCAGCGGCATGGCTTGGCAGAGGTCTTTCTTGTGTTTGTGCCCAAAGGAGAGATAGTGATGCTCGTCCGTCATTTGATTTGACCCCGGCACAG GAGGAATGTTTACAGAGGCTGCAGAACCGCATAGATGTTGCCTATGACAGTTCAATCCCAGAACACCAG GAATCCTTGAGGGCACTGTGGAATGTTGCCTTCCCAGAAGAAGAACTTCATGGTTTAGTATCTGAACAATGGAAGGAAATGGGTTGGCAAGGAAAAGATCCCTCCACAGACTTTAG GGGTGGTGGTTTCATATCACTGGAGAACTTGTTATACTTTGCTAGGAACTTCCCG AAATCCTTCCAGGATCTTCTTCGAAAACAGGAAGGTAATCGAGCCATGTGGGAATATCCATTTGCTGTTGCTGGTGTGAACATCACATTCATGCTTATCCAGATGCTTGATCTTGAAGCAG TAAAGCCACGGACATTAGTGGGAGCGACTTTCTTGAAATTTCTTGCAG AAAATGAATCAGCATTTGACCTTCTCTACTGCATCACATTCAAGCTGATGGACCATCAATGGCTTGCGATGCATGCATCTTACATGGACTTCAAT aCGGTGATGAAAGCTACTAGGCGTCAGCTGGAAAGTGAGCTTCTGCAAGAAGACATAACACGGCTCGAAGACTTGCCCTCATACAGCCTTCTTACACGATAG
- the LOC127802621 gene encoding uncharacterized protein LOC127802621 isoform X1 — MVSVTEMDDRGGGSFVAVRRISQGLDRGGTTCHTTSSAEVVAGSAAWLGRGLSCVCAQRRDSDARPSFDLTPAQEECLQRLQNRIDVAYDSSIPEHQESLRALWNVAFPEEELHGLVSEQWKEMGWQGKDPSTDFRGGGFISLENLLYFARNFPKSFQDLLRKQEGNRAMWEYPFAVAGVNITFMLIQMLDLEAVKPRTLVGATFLKFLAENESAFDLLYCITFKLMDHQWLAMHASYMDFNTVMKATRRQLESELLQEDITRLEDLPSYSLLTR; from the exons ATGGTTTCGGTGACGGAGATGGATGATCGAGGAGGTGGATCGTTTGTAGCGGTTCGGAGGATTTCGCAAGGCCTTGACCGGGGCGGCACCACCTGCCATACGACTTCTTCTG CTGAGGTTGTGGCAGGATCAGCGGCATGGCTTGGCAGAGGTCTTTCTTGTGTTTGTGCCCAAAGGAGAGATAGTGATGCTCGTCCGTCATTTGATTTGACCCCGGCACAG GAGGAATGTTTACAGAGGCTGCAGAACCGCATAGATGTTGCCTATGACAGTTCAATCCCAGAACACCAG GAATCCTTGAGGGCACTGTGGAATGTTGCCTTCCCAGAAGAAGAACTTCATGGTTTAGTATCTGAACAATGGAAGGAAATGGGTTGGCAAGGAAAAGATCCCTCCACAGACTTTAG GGGTGGTGGTTTCATATCACTGGAGAACTTGTTATACTTTGCTAGGAACTTCCCG AAATCCTTCCAGGATCTTCTTCGAAAACAGGAAGGTAATCGAGCCATGTGGGAATATCCATTTGCTGTTGCTGGTGTGAACATCACATTCATGCTTATCCAGATGCTTGATCTTGAAGCAG TAAAGCCACGGACATTAGTGGGAGCGACTTTCTTGAAATTTCTTGCAG AAAATGAATCAGCATTTGACCTTCTCTACTGCATCACATTCAAGCTGATGGACCATCAATGGCTTGCGATGCATGCATCTTACATGGACTTCAAT aCGGTGATGAAAGCTACTAGGCGTCAGCTGGAAAGTGAGCTTCTGCAAGAAGACATAACACGGCTCGAAGACTTGCCCTCATACAGCCTTCTTACACGATAG
- the LOC127802621 gene encoding uncharacterized protein LOC127802621 isoform X3, producing the protein MATCIEICAEVVAGSAAWLGRGLSCVCAQRRDSDARPSFDLTPAQEECLQRLQNRIDVAYDSSIPEHQESLRALWNVAFPEEELHGLVSEQWKEMGWQGKDPSTDFRGGGFISLENLLYFARNFPKSFQDLLRKQEGNRAMWEYPFAVAGVNITFMLIQMLDLEAVKPRTLVGATFLKFLAENESAFDLLYCITFKLMDHQWLAMHASYMDFNTVMKATRRQLESELLQEDITRLEDLPSYSLLTR; encoded by the exons ATGGCTACTTGCATTGAAATTTGTG CTGAGGTTGTGGCAGGATCAGCGGCATGGCTTGGCAGAGGTCTTTCTTGTGTTTGTGCCCAAAGGAGAGATAGTGATGCTCGTCCGTCATTTGATTTGACCCCGGCACAG GAGGAATGTTTACAGAGGCTGCAGAACCGCATAGATGTTGCCTATGACAGTTCAATCCCAGAACACCAG GAATCCTTGAGGGCACTGTGGAATGTTGCCTTCCCAGAAGAAGAACTTCATGGTTTAGTATCTGAACAATGGAAGGAAATGGGTTGGCAAGGAAAAGATCCCTCCACAGACTTTAG GGGTGGTGGTTTCATATCACTGGAGAACTTGTTATACTTTGCTAGGAACTTCCCG AAATCCTTCCAGGATCTTCTTCGAAAACAGGAAGGTAATCGAGCCATGTGGGAATATCCATTTGCTGTTGCTGGTGTGAACATCACATTCATGCTTATCCAGATGCTTGATCTTGAAGCAG TAAAGCCACGGACATTAGTGGGAGCGACTTTCTTGAAATTTCTTGCAG AAAATGAATCAGCATTTGACCTTCTCTACTGCATCACATTCAAGCTGATGGACCATCAATGGCTTGCGATGCATGCATCTTACATGGACTTCAAT aCGGTGATGAAAGCTACTAGGCGTCAGCTGGAAAGTGAGCTTCTGCAAGAAGACATAACACGGCTCGAAGACTTGCCCTCATACAGCCTTCTTACACGATAG
- the LOC127802621 gene encoding uncharacterized protein LOC127802621 isoform X4 gives MATCIEICGSAAWLGRGLSCVCAQRRDSDARPSFDLTPAQEECLQRLQNRIDVAYDSSIPEHQESLRALWNVAFPEEELHGLVSEQWKEMGWQGKDPSTDFRGGGFISLENLLYFARNFPKSFQDLLRKQEGNRAMWEYPFAVAGVNITFMLIQMLDLEAVKPRTLVGATFLKFLAENESAFDLLYCITFKLMDHQWLAMHASYMDFNTVMKATRRQLESELLQEDITRLEDLPSYSLLTR, from the exons ATGGCTACTTGCATTGAAATTTGTG GATCAGCGGCATGGCTTGGCAGAGGTCTTTCTTGTGTTTGTGCCCAAAGGAGAGATAGTGATGCTCGTCCGTCATTTGATTTGACCCCGGCACAG GAGGAATGTTTACAGAGGCTGCAGAACCGCATAGATGTTGCCTATGACAGTTCAATCCCAGAACACCAG GAATCCTTGAGGGCACTGTGGAATGTTGCCTTCCCAGAAGAAGAACTTCATGGTTTAGTATCTGAACAATGGAAGGAAATGGGTTGGCAAGGAAAAGATCCCTCCACAGACTTTAG GGGTGGTGGTTTCATATCACTGGAGAACTTGTTATACTTTGCTAGGAACTTCCCG AAATCCTTCCAGGATCTTCTTCGAAAACAGGAAGGTAATCGAGCCATGTGGGAATATCCATTTGCTGTTGCTGGTGTGAACATCACATTCATGCTTATCCAGATGCTTGATCTTGAAGCAG TAAAGCCACGGACATTAGTGGGAGCGACTTTCTTGAAATTTCTTGCAG AAAATGAATCAGCATTTGACCTTCTCTACTGCATCACATTCAAGCTGATGGACCATCAATGGCTTGCGATGCATGCATCTTACATGGACTTCAAT aCGGTGATGAAAGCTACTAGGCGTCAGCTGGAAAGTGAGCTTCTGCAAGAAGACATAACACGGCTCGAAGACTTGCCCTCATACAGCCTTCTTACACGATAG